The following proteins are encoded in a genomic region of Spirosoma sp. SC4-14:
- a CDS encoding sugar phosphate isomerase/epimerase: MNNSLKISRKDFLKTSALAVTAALIPSLDVLAKPAKTVGLQLYTLRDLLPKDLEGTLKKVAEIGYKEVELFGYSDGKFFGKTPAQFGALLKSLGLSAPSGHYTTGNTMPKMKGTLTNDWKRAVDDAAALGQKYMVCAYLFPEERKADDYKRHIELFNKSAEVCKAHGIQFAYHNHDFEFKPMNGQLPYDMILKGTDPNLVKMELDLYWASFAGQDPVALFKKHPGRFPLWHVKDMAKTKEREFAEVGMGSINFQRIFDAKKIAGMTHYFVEQDVCKRPPLESIAISYRNLSKISV, encoded by the coding sequence ATGAATAATTCGTTGAAAATATCCCGTAAGGATTTCCTTAAAACAAGTGCGCTGGCTGTAACGGCCGCGCTCATTCCCAGCCTCGATGTATTGGCCAAACCAGCAAAAACGGTTGGTCTTCAACTATACACATTGCGTGATTTATTGCCGAAAGATCTGGAAGGTACGCTGAAAAAAGTAGCTGAAATTGGCTACAAGGAGGTGGAGCTATTTGGCTATTCGGACGGTAAGTTTTTCGGAAAAACACCCGCGCAGTTTGGCGCGTTGCTCAAGAGTCTGGGCCTGTCGGCTCCCAGTGGCCACTACACAACCGGCAATACCATGCCGAAGATGAAAGGAACCCTCACAAACGACTGGAAACGGGCGGTTGATGATGCGGCTGCGTTGGGTCAGAAATATATGGTTTGTGCTTATCTGTTTCCCGAAGAACGCAAAGCCGACGACTACAAACGGCATATTGAGCTGTTCAATAAATCGGCAGAGGTTTGTAAGGCCCACGGCATTCAGTTTGCCTACCACAACCACGATTTCGAGTTTAAACCCATGAATGGTCAGTTGCCCTACGACATGATTCTGAAAGGAACCGATCCGAACCTGGTGAAGATGGAATTGGATCTGTATTGGGCCAGCTTTGCCGGACAGGACCCTGTGGCCTTATTTAAGAAACACCCCGGTCGGTTCCCGCTGTGGCACGTGAAAGATATGGCCAAAACCAAAGAGCGCGAATTTGCCGAAGTGGGCATGGGATCTATCAATTTTCAGCGCATTTTCGACGCCAAGAAAATTGCAGGCATGACTCACTACTTTGTTGAGCAGGATGTTTGCAAACGCCCTCCACTGGAGTCGATTGCGATCAGCTATCGGAACCTGAGCAAAATCAGTGTGTAA
- a CDS encoding NIPSNAP family protein gives MKRRNFVASSLLAVPALATTDSAKPDAQKAVYELRTYELKFGSPQSNLENYFKDALIPALNRQGVKTVGVFREMGKSDPAKLRLLIPHSSWETYAASASRLASDQAFSQASQTYAALLPDKAPYTRYTTSLLSAFEGLPQLVVPQKEPRIFELRTYEGYSEDAVRRKIKMFNVEEINIFNKTGLHAVFFGEVVAGEYMPCLTYMLTFKDMAERDANWKQFSADPDWKRVSQAPEYANTVSTIIRVFLEPTEYSQI, from the coding sequence ATGAAACGACGAAATTTTGTGGCATCCTCGTTGCTGGCAGTACCTGCATTAGCAACCACAGACTCTGCTAAACCCGACGCCCAAAAGGCGGTGTATGAATTGCGAACCTATGAACTGAAGTTTGGTTCTCCGCAATCGAATCTTGAGAATTATTTTAAAGATGCGCTGATTCCGGCCCTGAACCGGCAAGGAGTGAAAACGGTTGGTGTTTTCCGGGAAATGGGAAAATCAGACCCGGCCAAATTGCGCCTTCTTATTCCGCATTCGTCCTGGGAAACCTACGCAGCATCGGCCAGCCGACTAGCCAGCGATCAGGCATTTAGCCAGGCGAGCCAGACCTATGCTGCCCTGTTGCCCGATAAAGCACCCTATACGCGCTATACAACATCGTTGCTGAGTGCTTTTGAAGGATTGCCACAGTTGGTTGTGCCTCAGAAAGAACCGCGCATTTTTGAGCTGCGAACCTATGAAGGCTACTCAGAAGACGCCGTTCGACGGAAAATTAAAATGTTTAATGTGGAAGAGATCAATATCTTCAATAAGACGGGCTTGCACGCCGTATTTTTCGGAGAAGTGGTGGCGGGTGAGTATATGCCCTGCCTGACTTATATGCTCACGTTTAAGGATATGGCAGAGCGTGATGCCAACTGGAAGCAGTTTAGCGCTGATCCCGACTGGAAGCGCGTGTCGCAGGCTCCCGAATATGCCAATACGGTTTCAACCATTATTCGGGTATTTCTGGAACCGACGGAGTATTCGCAGATTTAG
- a CDS encoding alpha-galactosidase yields the protein MLRLVVPLLILLSLTMSVGWSAPGDIHIAIETKRTALVILVDKDQNPTVVHVGPKLDRADEYAKISGNGKRGEDYTGLYNSAYTPAGSRNLLEPAIQVTHADGNPSLDLRYVRHERKPVGEGIVETTVFLKDPQYPFEVELHYKAYLLEDVIEQWSVIRHTEKNSVVLHKYASANLYIPAQHYYLTHFHGDWAQEMNPVEEPLTEGLKVLDTKLGTRADLFQPPSFLVALNQPAEEDKGEVVAGTLAWSGNYQIAFEVDPLHNLRLMAGINPYASAYTLAPGKEFATPAFLYTYSNTGKGTASRNLHRWARKFRIPQGEGNRLTLLNNWEATYFDFNEEKLTELFKDGKKLGVDLFLLDDGWFGNKYPRNNDRAALGDWQENVKKLPHGLGYLVKQAEEAGIKFGIWVEPEMVSPKSELYEKHADWVLKLPNRQEYYFRNQLVLDLTNPKVQDFVYGVVDDIMTKNPTLSYIKWDCNAVIYNAFSATNPNPSHLYVDYVRGLYKVMERLRTKYPALPMMLCSGGGGRVDYGALRYFTEFWPSDNTDGLERVFIQWNYSYFFPAIATCNHVTDWGKQPIKFRTDVAMMGKIGYDIVVSKLDEKELEFSQQALKTYDQIKDVVWHGDLFRLVSPYEADLASLMYVNDAKDKAVWFSYLIKNRYRAGSVAPIRLKGLDPARNYAIRELNVYPGTKSAINATPQVYSGNYLMTIGFNPTVDTRRTSVVLELSESK from the coding sequence ATGCTTCGATTAGTTGTTCCTCTTTTGATATTGCTTTCACTAACCATGTCAGTCGGCTGGAGTGCGCCTGGCGATATCCATATTGCCATCGAAACCAAGCGAACGGCGCTGGTCATTCTGGTCGATAAAGATCAAAATCCAACTGTTGTTCACGTTGGCCCTAAACTCGACCGGGCCGACGAATACGCAAAAATTTCGGGAAATGGGAAGCGTGGTGAAGATTATACAGGCTTGTATAATTCGGCATATACACCGGCTGGGAGCCGAAATTTGCTCGAACCCGCCATTCAGGTAACCCACGCCGATGGCAATCCGTCGCTCGATCTGCGGTATGTGCGCCATGAACGTAAACCTGTTGGAGAGGGCATCGTAGAAACAACCGTTTTTTTGAAAGATCCGCAGTATCCGTTTGAAGTTGAACTGCATTACAAAGCGTATCTGCTCGAAGATGTCATTGAACAGTGGTCGGTTATCCGGCATACCGAAAAGAACAGCGTTGTACTGCACAAATATGCGTCGGCCAACCTCTACATTCCGGCGCAGCACTACTACCTGACGCATTTTCACGGCGACTGGGCGCAGGAGATGAACCCGGTTGAAGAACCGCTCACAGAAGGCCTTAAGGTGCTGGATACAAAACTGGGCACGCGTGCCGATCTGTTTCAGCCGCCGTCGTTTCTGGTGGCGCTGAACCAGCCTGCTGAAGAAGATAAAGGCGAAGTCGTGGCCGGAACCCTGGCCTGGTCGGGCAACTACCAGATTGCCTTTGAGGTCGATCCATTACATAATCTGCGACTGATGGCCGGCATAAATCCCTACGCGTCGGCCTATACGCTGGCTCCGGGTAAGGAATTTGCAACGCCCGCCTTTCTCTACACCTACTCCAATACGGGCAAAGGCACTGCCAGCCGGAATCTGCACCGCTGGGCGCGGAAATTTCGCATTCCGCAGGGCGAAGGCAATCGGCTAACGTTGCTCAACAACTGGGAAGCTACTTACTTCGATTTCAATGAAGAGAAACTGACCGAACTTTTCAAAGATGGTAAGAAACTGGGCGTCGATCTGTTTTTGCTCGACGATGGCTGGTTTGGTAACAAATATCCACGCAACAACGACCGGGCCGCGCTGGGCGACTGGCAGGAGAATGTCAAAAAACTTCCACACGGCTTGGGCTATCTGGTGAAGCAGGCCGAAGAGGCTGGCATTAAATTTGGGATATGGGTAGAGCCCGAAATGGTAAGCCCCAAAAGTGAACTGTACGAAAAACATGCCGACTGGGTGCTGAAGCTGCCTAATCGGCAGGAGTATTATTTCAGAAATCAGTTGGTGCTCGATCTCACGAACCCGAAAGTGCAGGACTTTGTCTATGGTGTCGTTGACGATATCATGACAAAGAATCCAACGCTGAGCTACATCAAGTGGGATTGCAATGCTGTTATTTATAATGCGTTTTCGGCCACCAATCCGAATCCATCGCATTTGTATGTAGACTACGTTCGGGGACTTTATAAGGTGATGGAGCGACTGCGGACGAAATATCCAGCCTTACCCATGATGCTGTGTTCGGGTGGAGGGGGCCGCGTCGATTATGGTGCTTTGCGATACTTTACCGAATTTTGGCCCAGCGATAATACCGATGGTCTGGAGCGGGTGTTCATTCAGTGGAATTATTCGTATTTCTTTCCGGCCATTGCCACCTGCAATCACGTAACCGACTGGGGTAAGCAACCAATCAAGTTTCGAACGGATGTAGCTATGATGGGTAAAATTGGCTACGATATTGTTGTTAGCAAACTGGACGAAAAAGAACTGGAGTTCAGCCAGCAGGCCCTGAAAACCTACGACCAGATCAAAGACGTGGTATGGCATGGCGATCTGTTCCGGCTGGTTTCGCCCTATGAAGCTGATCTGGCATCGCTGATGTATGTGAACGATGCTAAGGATAAGGCCGTCTGGTTCTCTTACCTGATCAAAAATCGATATAGAGCTGGTAGCGTAGCTCCAATTCGTTTGAAAGGGCTTGATCCGGCCAGAAACTATGCGATTCGGGAACTGAATGTATATCCCGGAACAAAGTCGGCCATCAATGCTACCCCACAGGTTTATTCAGGCAACTACCTGATGACGATTGGCTTCAACCCAACTGTGGATACGCGCCGAACCAGCGTGGTGCTCGAATTGTCTGAAAGTAAGTAA
- a CDS encoding SGNH/GDSL hydrolase family protein: MPVEPSFKSADNPTIQYIGRIDFSNPLLPRFWASGVYIKAKFTGSFCDIVVNDELHDEINHNYLSIIVDNAAPVRIQTRSKTDTIKVIRNLPEGEHMLTICKDTEASAGYLEFVGLYCQELLPLPPKPMRKMEFIGNSITCGAGSDLSISQCGHGNWYDKHNAYLSYGPTVARAFNAQWQLSSVSGIGLIRSCCSLPITMPQVYDKINMWGNYVNWNFNQYVPDVVSICLGQNDGIQDSTAFCSAYIKFITTIRSHYPNAYIVCVASPMANALLAPVLKKYLTSIVQYANARRMPNVGLFFFSQRYHGGCGDHPTLAEHALMAQELTAFLAQELHWES; this comes from the coding sequence GTGCCCGTTGAACCAAGTTTCAAGTCGGCTGATAATCCAACTATTCAGTATATAGGCCGCATCGATTTTTCGAACCCATTACTGCCCCGATTCTGGGCTTCGGGAGTCTATATCAAAGCAAAGTTTACGGGTAGTTTCTGCGACATAGTGGTCAATGATGAATTGCACGATGAAATAAACCACAACTATCTGTCCATTATTGTCGACAATGCCGCGCCTGTTCGCATACAGACCCGGTCAAAAACGGATACAATAAAAGTGATTCGAAATCTGCCAGAAGGCGAACACATGCTCACGATCTGTAAGGATACTGAAGCGAGTGCTGGTTATCTGGAGTTTGTGGGGCTCTACTGCCAGGAACTGCTTCCGCTGCCACCTAAACCAATGCGCAAAATGGAGTTTATCGGAAACTCAATAACGTGCGGAGCTGGTAGCGACTTGTCTATTTCGCAGTGTGGACACGGAAATTGGTACGATAAACACAATGCCTATTTGTCGTATGGCCCTACTGTTGCCCGTGCCTTTAATGCGCAATGGCAGTTATCGTCGGTATCGGGCATCGGCCTGATCCGAAGTTGTTGCTCATTGCCAATTACCATGCCTCAGGTCTACGACAAAATTAATATGTGGGGCAATTATGTAAACTGGAATTTTAACCAGTATGTACCCGATGTAGTAAGCATTTGTTTGGGGCAAAACGATGGTATACAGGATTCAACCGCGTTTTGTAGTGCGTATATCAAGTTTATAACAACCATCCGCAGTCATTACCCAAATGCATATATTGTGTGTGTAGCCAGCCCGATGGCAAATGCTTTACTGGCACCAGTGTTAAAAAAATACCTGACCAGTATTGTGCAGTATGCCAATGCCCGACGAATGCCGAATGTTGGCCTGTTTTTCTTTTCCCAACGATACCATGGCGGTTGCGGAGACCATCCTACACTGGCCGAACACGCACTTATGGCTCAGGAATTGACGGCTTTTTTAGCCCAGGAACTCCACTGGGAATCCTGA
- a CDS encoding response regulator, which yields MPDYSSPLIYAVDDDDDDRYLIQRIFTTHFKECTLRLFESGAVLLTYLTHLIDGQLPDFIILDLEMPVFSGFEILHFLKSNEEFRHIPISILSAVHHKNDIQRCFDLGTTSYLTKNQSYIQLVSSIQKLQPYWQETHRLKTEMPNAATDLPGIFGRNGLPLN from the coding sequence ATGCCTGATTATTCGAGTCCGCTTATTTATGCTGTTGATGATGATGATGATGACCGATATCTAATACAGCGTATTTTCACAACTCATTTTAAAGAATGTACCCTGCGTTTGTTTGAGAGTGGTGCAGTTTTACTAACTTACCTTACGCATCTGATCGACGGCCAACTACCCGATTTTATTATTCTTGACCTGGAAATGCCCGTTTTCAGTGGCTTCGAAATTCTTCATTTTTTGAAATCCAATGAGGAGTTTCGGCACATCCCGATCAGCATTTTATCAGCAGTGCATCATAAAAATGATATACAACGCTGTTTCGATCTGGGAACAACAAGCTATCTAACTAAGAACCAGAGCTATATACAGTTGGTATCTAGTATACAAAAACTGCAACCCTATTGGCAGGAAACGCATCGCTTGAAGACAGAGATGCCCAATGCAGCAACTGATTTGCCAGGAATATTTGGTCGAAATGGCCTTCCACTTAATTAA
- a CDS encoding LytTR family DNA-binding domain-containing protein — MTALLVEDEELAVRKLQKLLNDVAPALTITGITAGIEDTVEWLENRRLSGLPEPDLIFLDIELADGQSFEIFERTPVRSTVIFTTSYDEYALQAFKVNSIDYLLKPVQRDDLERSLQKYEALRGRSATNDPVRNIEKLVQQLQRQSLRDYRQRFLVRQGQRLLSIEVSEIAYFYTEERYSFFTTHRGQKFLVDYTLDELAESLDPGQFFRINRSVLITHQSVDQIQSYFGNRLVLQLRPAFDKEALVSREKVSDFKTWMGK; from the coding sequence ATGACCGCACTGCTTGTTGAAGACGAAGAACTGGCTGTCCGCAAACTTCAGAAATTACTGAACGATGTAGCCCCTGCCCTAACCATAACGGGTATTACGGCTGGTATTGAAGATACCGTTGAATGGCTGGAAAACCGCCGGTTGAGCGGCCTGCCGGAGCCTGATCTTATTTTTCTGGATATTGAACTGGCCGATGGGCAAAGTTTCGAAATTTTTGAGCGAACACCGGTTCGTAGCACTGTTATTTTTACAACTTCTTACGACGAATATGCCTTGCAGGCTTTTAAAGTCAATAGTATCGATTACCTGCTTAAGCCTGTTCAGCGCGACGACCTCGAACGAAGCCTCCAAAAATACGAAGCGTTGCGGGGGCGGTCGGCGACCAACGATCCGGTTCGGAATATTGAAAAACTAGTGCAGCAACTGCAACGCCAGTCCCTGCGCGACTACCGCCAACGGTTTCTTGTTCGTCAGGGCCAGCGCCTGCTGTCTATTGAAGTGAGTGAAATCGCTTATTTCTATACCGAGGAACGATATAGTTTCTTTACTACGCACAGGGGGCAGAAATTTCTGGTCGACTACACATTGGATGAACTAGCCGAAAGCCTCGACCCTGGCCAATTCTTCCGCATTAATCGGAGTGTGCTGATTACACACCAGTCGGTTGATCAGATACAGTCTTATTTTGGTAATCGGCTGGTCTTGCAGTTGCGCCCCGCTTTTGATAAGGAAGCGCTGGTAAGTCGTGAGAAAGTAAGTGATTTTAAGACCTGGATGGGTAAATAA
- a CDS encoding RNA polymerase sigma factor, whose protein sequence is MYTSLTDETLIRLYLPDQPNQCFETLYARYVTKVYRRCLSLTHDSAKAEDFTHDIFLKVFNKLDAFQERARFSTWLYSIAYNYCLDQIRISRRITTIAMDESGEFDIPESQDALLHEETLDMVKRAMETLSNEETNLLRLKYEDGMSINEIADLYDLKPSAVKMRLKRSRDKIHQLYERQYNQ, encoded by the coding sequence ATGTACACTTCATTAACTGATGAAACACTAATTCGCCTGTATTTACCCGATCAGCCTAATCAATGTTTCGAAACACTTTATGCGCGCTATGTAACTAAGGTTTATCGGCGTTGCCTGTCGTTAACGCACGACTCGGCCAAAGCCGAAGACTTTACGCATGACATTTTTCTGAAGGTATTTAATAAACTTGATGCTTTTCAGGAGCGTGCTCGTTTTTCTACCTGGCTTTATTCGATAGCCTATAATTATTGCCTGGATCAGATTCGGATTTCCAGACGGATCACTACCATTGCTATGGATGAAAGCGGGGAATTCGATATTCCAGAATCGCAGGATGCGCTGCTTCATGAAGAAACCCTCGATATGGTGAAGCGGGCAATGGAAACCTTATCGAACGAGGAGACCAACCTGCTTCGGCTTAAATATGAAGATGGAATGAGTATTAATGAAATTGCGGACCTGTACGATTTAAAACCCAGTGCTGTCAAAATGCGTCTTAAGCGTAGCCGTGATAAAATTCATCAGTTATATGAGCGTCAGTATAATCAGTAA
- a CDS encoding response regulator transcription factor, with translation MKILLIIDELKQSDWLRRRLELENNQVATSPDWQTGWLMAHESQFDIVVVAIQLSESNQNHLLQLWQAESYRVPLFLLISPDTPANKAWGLESGADDCVGYSVDSRELMARLYALHRRKFGTFPTLSSLRVDDLEINLIHKTVYRAGKRIDLLPREYYLLAFLMQNRSRVVSKKEILENVWSKIDKIRPNTVEVYINYLRKKIDSQATIKLIHTVVGMGYVIRIAE, from the coding sequence ATGAAAATTTTGTTGATAATTGATGAACTGAAGCAGTCTGATTGGCTACGTCGGCGGCTGGAGCTTGAAAACAATCAGGTAGCAACGAGTCCCGACTGGCAAACTGGCTGGCTAATGGCCCATGAATCGCAATTTGATATTGTAGTCGTGGCCATTCAGTTGTCGGAATCCAATCAAAATCATTTGCTTCAGCTTTGGCAGGCCGAAAGCTATCGGGTTCCTCTTTTTCTTCTCATATCTCCCGATACGCCTGCCAATAAAGCCTGGGGATTAGAGTCGGGAGCCGATGATTGTGTTGGATACTCGGTTGATAGCCGGGAATTAATGGCTCGGCTCTATGCGCTTCACCGACGTAAATTTGGTACTTTTCCTACATTGTCGAGTCTACGCGTCGATGATCTGGAAATTAATCTGATTCATAAAACAGTATACCGGGCAGGAAAGCGAATCGACTTATTACCGCGCGAATATTATCTGCTGGCCTTTCTTATGCAAAATCGGAGCAGGGTTGTTTCGAAAAAGGAAATTCTTGAGAATGTGTGGAGTAAAATCGATAAAATTCGCCCAAATACGGTAGAGGTATACATTAATTATTTACGCAAAAAGATTGATAGTCAGGCTACAATCAAGCTCATTCATACCGTAGTAGGCATGGGTTATGTGATTCGGATTGCCGAATAG
- the nspC gene encoding carboxynorspermidine decarboxylase: protein MNSNLYQHLDSIPSPCFVLEEAKLRRNLELIDSVQKAAGVTIILALKGFSMYSAFPLVHKYLSGATASSLNEIKLVNNYMGVKAHTYIPAYRDDEFDEIVDRSTHLTFNSWNQWERFKDRALGKVSCGIRVNPQYSEVATDMYNPCVPGSRLGVTRDQLPDQLPDGLEGIHFHTLCENDSFTLERTLQALEGRFADLLHQVKWVNFGGGHLMTREGYDTQHLIGLLSAFRQKYNVDIILEPGSAIAWQTGVLVSTVLDLIDSQGIQVAILDTSFAAHMPDTLEMPYKPRITDSYHEPVAGKPTYRLGGMTCLAGDFMGDYSFDKPLSIGDKVVFEDMIHYTMVKTTTFNGVNLPSIGIWKEDQHFLHVRSYGYESFKDRLS from the coding sequence ATGAATTCGAACCTCTATCAACATCTGGATAGCATTCCATCGCCCTGTTTTGTTCTCGAAGAAGCTAAACTTCGCCGAAATCTAGAACTGATCGATTCGGTCCAGAAAGCAGCTGGTGTTACCATTATTCTGGCCCTGAAAGGCTTTTCGATGTATAGTGCTTTCCCACTAGTGCATAAGTACCTCAGCGGTGCTACGGCCAGTTCGCTCAACGAAATTAAACTCGTAAACAATTATATGGGCGTAAAGGCTCATACCTATATTCCGGCTTATCGCGACGATGAGTTTGACGAAATCGTTGACCGTAGTACCCATCTTACGTTCAATTCATGGAACCAGTGGGAGCGATTTAAAGACCGGGCCCTTGGTAAGGTTTCGTGTGGTATTCGGGTCAATCCGCAATATTCGGAGGTAGCAACGGATATGTATAACCCCTGCGTGCCCGGTTCGCGGTTGGGCGTCACCCGCGACCAGCTACCCGACCAACTGCCCGATGGGCTGGAGGGAATTCATTTTCATACGCTTTGCGAAAATGATTCGTTTACGCTCGAACGTACGCTTCAGGCACTCGAAGGCCGATTTGCCGATCTGCTGCATCAGGTAAAGTGGGTCAACTTTGGGGGAGGCCACTTAATGACGCGTGAAGGCTACGATACTCAGCATCTGATTGGCTTGCTGTCGGCGTTTCGGCAGAAATACAATGTCGACATAATTCTGGAGCCCGGTTCTGCCATTGCCTGGCAAACGGGCGTGCTGGTTTCAACAGTGCTGGATTTGATCGATAGCCAGGGCATTCAGGTTGCTATTCTGGATACGTCGTTTGCTGCACACATGCCCGATACGCTCGAAATGCCCTATAAGCCACGGATTACTGATTCGTATCATGAACCCGTGGCGGGGAAACCGACCTACCGGCTGGGTGGAATGACTTGCCTGGCTGGCGATTTCATGGGCGATTACTCGTTCGATAAACCGCTTTCTATTGGCGATAAGGTTGTATTTGAAGACATGATTCACTACACAATGGTGAAGACCACGACTTTTAATGGGGTTAACCTGCCGAGTATTGGAATCTGGAAAGAAGATCAGCACTTTCTGCACGTGCGTTCTTATGGCTACGAGAGCTTTAAGGACCGGCTTAGTTAA
- a CDS encoding UDP-glucuronic acid decarboxylase family protein, translating into MKRVLITGGAGFLGSHLCDRFIKEGYHVIAMDNLITGDIRNIEHLFHLPNFEFYHHDVSKFIHVPGELDYILHFASPASPIDYLKIPIQTLKVGSLGIHNCLGLARVKKARVLIASTSEVYGDPTVHPQNEEYWGNVNPVGPRGVYDEAKRFQEAMTMAYHTYHGLETRIVRIFNTYGPRMRLNDGRVLPAFIGQALRGEDLTVFGDGSQTRSFCYVDDLVEGIYRLLLSDYAYPVNIGNPSEITIREFGEEIIKLTGTTQKLIFKDLPKDDPKQRQPDITKAKAILGWEPQVSRAEGLRITYDYFKSLPEEELYRAAYHREFVKK; encoded by the coding sequence ATGAAGCGTGTCTTAATTACCGGCGGTGCCGGATTTCTGGGATCGCATTTATGTGATCGGTTCATCAAAGAAGGCTATCATGTGATAGCCATGGATAACCTGATTACTGGCGATATCCGTAATATTGAACACCTGTTCCACCTGCCGAATTTCGAGTTCTATCACCACGACGTTTCAAAGTTTATTCATGTTCCGGGCGAACTGGATTACATTCTCCATTTTGCTTCGCCAGCGAGCCCAATCGATTACCTCAAAATCCCGATTCAGACATTGAAAGTAGGGTCGTTGGGTATTCACAATTGCCTGGGACTGGCACGGGTCAAAAAAGCGCGGGTGCTGATTGCGTCAACATCCGAAGTATATGGCGACCCCACCGTTCACCCACAGAATGAAGAATACTGGGGCAACGTAAACCCCGTTGGCCCACGTGGTGTATACGATGAAGCAAAACGCTTTCAGGAAGCCATGACAATGGCCTACCACACCTACCACGGGCTGGAAACGCGTATTGTTCGTATTTTCAATACCTATGGTCCCCGAATGCGCCTGAACGACGGGCGAGTATTGCCTGCTTTTATTGGCCAGGCGCTCCGGGGCGAAGATCTGACGGTTTTTGGCGATGGTAGTCAGACCCGTTCGTTCTGCTATGTCGATGATCTGGTTGAAGGTATTTATCGCCTGCTCCTGAGTGATTATGCTTATCCGGTCAATATTGGTAACCCATCGGAAATTACCATCCGCGAATTTGGCGAAGAAATCATTAAGCTGACGGGCACCACGCAAAAGCTTATTTTTAAGGATTTACCCAAAGACGACCCGAAACAACGGCAACCCGACATCACAAAAGCGAAAGCCATTCTGGGCTGGGAACCACAGGTATCGAGGGCCGAAGGTCTGCGAATTACCTACGACTACTTCAAGAGTTTACCGGAAGAAGAACTCTACCGAGCGGCTTATCACCGCGAGTTTGTAAAGAAATAA